From Gammaproteobacteria bacterium, one genomic window encodes:
- the cysQ gene encoding 3'(2'),5'-bisphosphate nucleotidase — protein sequence MTDDASSSKLTPLLKDLMQSARTIAAEASYRILDIYIREDVQISTKADDSPLTQADMAAHHHILERLSALTPDIPVLSEENVDAIPLEERLRWKTYWLVDPLDGTREFLAQNGEFTVNIALIDHHKPVIGVVAVPAKKLSYFAARGHGAYKAGPDEVAHPIHVNTERSEDHVPLVLTSRHTGLENMEAFLRQLGSHEVKAIGSSIKICLIAEGKADYYPRLGPTSEWDTAAAQCILEEAGGAV from the coding sequence ATGACAGATGATGCCAGTAGTTCGAAATTAACGCCTCTCCTGAAAGATCTCATGCAATCGGCACGTACCATTGCCGCTGAAGCCAGTTATCGAATCCTTGACATATACATTCGTGAAGACGTGCAAATCTCCACCAAGGCAGACGACTCACCGCTGACCCAAGCCGATATGGCTGCGCATCACCACATCCTAGAGCGGTTGTCGGCTCTGACGCCCGATATTCCTGTACTCTCGGAAGAAAATGTCGATGCCATCCCACTCGAAGAACGTTTGCGTTGGAAAACCTACTGGTTAGTCGATCCTTTGGACGGTACTCGTGAGTTTCTGGCCCAAAACGGCGAGTTCACGGTCAATATCGCCCTGATTGATCACCACAAACCGGTGATCGGTGTCGTGGCCGTGCCGGCCAAGAAACTGTCCTATTTTGCCGCCCGCGGCCATGGTGCCTATAAAGCAGGGCCTGATGAAGTGGCGCACCCCATCCATGTCAACACAGAACGATCTGAAGACCACGTCCCTTTGGTGCTCACGTCACGTCATACAGGGCTTGAGAACATGGAAGCGTTTCTACGTCAGCTTGGCTCGCATGAAGTCAAGGCCATTGGTAGTTCAATCAAAATATGCCTGATTGCTGAGGGCAAGGCCGATTATTACCCGCGTTTGGGGCCAACCAGTGAGTGGGATACCGCGGCGGCGCAGTGCATTCTGGAGGAGGCTGGTGGTGCGGTC
- a CDS encoding GMP/IMP nucleotidase has product MVAQHIAIDWASIDIVCFDMDGTVLDLGYDNEFWLQTVPRLYAEKHGLPEAEAYERVLALYEAQKGKLTWYCLDHWTEALKLPLLEHKKRMADKIRFRPGAEALIRWLRANKKLCYLVTNAHPDVLAIKLEQTSMESWFDVMVSAHQLGLAKEQPGFWQRFQQQYHLIPERTLFIDDSENVLAAAEQAGIGQLLAVAQPDLSQPARQQSRYPLVHDFFAMMPESNETG; this is encoded by the coding sequence ATGGTAGCGCAACACATCGCCATCGATTGGGCGTCGATTGACATTGTCTGCTTTGACATGGATGGCACCGTACTGGACCTAGGTTACGATAATGAGTTTTGGCTGCAAACGGTCCCCAGACTCTATGCCGAAAAGCATGGCTTACCAGAAGCCGAGGCGTATGAGCGAGTGCTCGCCCTGTACGAAGCGCAAAAGGGCAAACTGACTTGGTATTGTCTCGACCATTGGACCGAGGCACTTAAGCTACCGCTCTTGGAACACAAAAAACGAATGGCCGACAAGATTCGTTTCCGACCAGGGGCGGAGGCACTGATTCGGTGGTTACGCGCCAATAAAAAACTGTGCTACCTGGTCACCAATGCGCATCCTGACGTACTGGCGATAAAACTTGAGCAGACAAGCATGGAATCATGGTTCGATGTGATGGTAAGTGCCCACCAACTTGGGCTGGCGAAGGAGCAACCCGGGTTTTGGCAGCGTTTTCAGCAGCAATACCATCTCATCCCTGAGCGAACTTTATTCATTGATGACTCTGAAAACGTACTGGCAGCCGCCGAGCAAGCCGGGATTGGACAATTGCTCGCCGTGGCACAACCTGATTTGTCACAACCGGCACGACAGCAAAGTCGCTATCCACTTGTCCATGACTTTTTTGCTATGATGCCAGAATCCAACGAGACAGGTTGA
- a CDS encoding type II secretion system protein M has product MSRINDIKAKWQALPVREQRLVLLAVGVLFFGLVYVGGVRPWLAHLDRLQNKVATLEKQLAWMKSQAPKLAQKSGRTAFRGSLTQAVTDSARRYGIVLNRVRPREPNGVQLWVEQAPAEQLLSWIQAMRNQGLVISQIQINKKKSGIVSASLTAEG; this is encoded by the coding sequence ATGAGTCGTATCAATGACATCAAGGCAAAGTGGCAGGCATTGCCCGTTCGCGAACAACGACTTGTTTTGCTGGCCGTCGGTGTGCTGTTTTTTGGACTGGTTTATGTGGGAGGGGTTCGACCCTGGTTGGCGCACCTTGACAGATTGCAGAACAAGGTGGCGACCTTGGAAAAACAATTGGCATGGATGAAATCGCAGGCACCAAAACTGGCGCAGAAAAGCGGTCGGACGGCTTTTCGAGGTTCGCTGACTCAGGCAGTCACGGACAGCGCACGGCGTTATGGCATTGTGCTGAATCGCGTGCGGCCAAGAGAACCGAATGGCGTGCAGCTTTGGGTCGAACAAGCCCCCGCCGAGCAACTGCTAAGCTGGATTCAGGCAATGCGAAACCAAGGGTTGGTGATCTCGCAGATTCAAATCAACAAGAAAAAATCCGGCATTGTCAGTGCCAGCCTGACGGCAGAAGGGTAG
- a CDS encoding type II secretion system protein N, whose protein sequence is MKKRWIWFSLLFVVLLVALAPASLLSQTPVKAGQWSGRLWSGTAHDIELANTHLHTAKWQVLWTELLSGWLALQLTLDDPGVKAHTKLFWHAPQWRLEGLTGEMTAAWLSEAFFRGVQMAGDVSFTFQQLAGTERRLTDADGRLQWHNAAIRTPFVQRLLPLGNLRLVAKPAEQHIDFVLTSDAPLRLNLSGRLAPDGGIVLAGTMAATTLPEIDRVVSLITQGYDSGKRKIQFEGRIPGW, encoded by the coding sequence ATGAAAAAACGATGGATCTGGTTTTCGCTATTATTTGTCGTATTGTTGGTCGCGCTGGCCCCTGCGTCTTTGCTTTCACAGACGCCGGTGAAGGCCGGGCAGTGGTCTGGTCGTCTGTGGTCCGGTACGGCACACGACATCGAATTGGCTAACACGCACCTTCACACGGCCAAATGGCAGGTGCTGTGGACGGAACTGCTGAGCGGTTGGTTGGCGTTGCAATTGACGCTTGATGATCCTGGTGTGAAAGCGCACACAAAACTGTTTTGGCATGCGCCACAATGGCGACTGGAAGGGCTCACCGGCGAGATGACGGCGGCGTGGCTGTCAGAGGCATTCTTTCGTGGCGTTCAGATGGCTGGCGATGTGTCTTTCACCTTTCAACAGCTGGCCGGCACCGAGCGCCGTCTGACCGATGCGGACGGACGCTTGCAGTGGCACAATGCTGCGATTCGAACGCCTTTTGTGCAACGGCTTTTGCCCCTTGGCAATCTCCGACTGGTCGCCAAACCGGCCGAGCAACATATCGACTTCGTCCTAACCAGTGATGCCCCTTTGCGTTTGAACCTGAGTGGCCGCTTGGCGCCGGACGGTGGCATTGTTTTGGCTGGTACGATGGCCGCGACGACCCTTCCGGAGATTGATCGAGTGGTGTCGCTAATCACCCAGGGGTATGACAGTGGCAAAAGAAAAATCCAGTTCGAAGGCAGGATTCCGGGATGGTAG
- the nudE gene encoding ADP compounds hydrolase NudE has translation MTRLPKVLHQQIIAKTRIFCVESLDLEFNNGERRTYERLVAGARGAVMVVPITDDGKLILIREYAAGTHRYELAFPKGLMEMNETPAEAANRELREETGFAARKFTPLKSMTLAPGYLTHQMHLLLAEDLYQAPLVGDEPEPIEVEQWPLADAERLIQRDDFSEARSIAALFLVKQLLQGRNHHDR, from the coding sequence ATGACCCGATTACCTAAGGTGCTGCATCAGCAGATCATCGCCAAAACACGTATTTTTTGTGTTGAGTCCTTGGATTTGGAATTCAACAATGGCGAGCGACGTACCTATGAAAGGCTGGTGGCCGGGGCGCGAGGGGCCGTGATGGTCGTGCCAATTACGGATGATGGGAAACTGATCCTGATTCGCGAATATGCCGCTGGCACACATCGCTACGAGCTGGCTTTTCCGAAGGGACTGATGGAAATGAACGAAACACCAGCGGAGGCAGCCAACCGAGAATTACGCGAAGAAACGGGCTTTGCCGCACGCAAATTCACGCCGTTGAAATCGATGACCCTTGCGCCGGGATACCTGACACACCAAATGCATTTGCTGCTTGCCGAGGATCTGTACCAAGCACCGTTGGTTGGCGACGAGCCAGAACCGATCGAGGTGGAGCAGTGGCCATTGGCCGATGCTGAACGCCTCATTCAACGAGATGATTTTTCTGAAGCCCGCTCCATTGCGGCGTTGTTTTTGGTTAAGCAATTGCTACAGGGTAGAAATCACCATGACAGATGA